In one window of Thermus aquaticus DNA:
- the rpsJ gene encoding 30S ribosomal protein S10 codes for MPKIRIKLRGFDHKTLDASAQKIVEAVRRSGAQVSGPVPLPTRVRRFTVIRGPFKHKDSREHFELRTHNRLVDILNPNRKTIESLMSLDLPTGVEIEIKTIGGGK; via the coding sequence ATGCCCAAGATCCGCATCAAGCTTCGGGGCTTTGACCACAAGACCCTGGACGCCTCGGCCCAGAAGATCGTGGAGGCCGTTCGGCGTTCCGGGGCCCAGGTCTCAGGCCCCGTTCCCCTGCCCACCCGGGTGCGCCGCTTCACCGTGATCCGGGGTCCTTTCAAGCACAAGGACTCCCGGGAGCACTTTGAGCTTCGCACCCACAACCGCTTGGTGGACATCCTGAACCCCAACCGGAAGACCATTGAGAGCCTCATGTCCCTGGACCTGCCCACCGGCGTGGAGATCGAGATCAAGACCATAGGAGGTGGCAAGTGA
- the rplC gene encoding 50S ribosomal protein L3 codes for MKGILGTKVGMTRIYREDRAIPVTVILAGPCPVVQRRTPEKDGYTAVQLGFLAQKPGRVNRPMKGHFAKAGVQPVRILKEIRDFNPEGDVVTVEIFKPGERVDVTGTSKGRGTAGVMKRWNFAGGPDSHGAHKIHRHPGSIGNRKTPGRVYKGKKMAGHYGAERVTVVNLEVVDVIPEENLLLVKGAVPGPNGGLVVVRQTKKVAK; via the coding sequence GTGAAGGGGATCCTGGGCACGAAGGTGGGCATGACCCGGATCTACAGGGAGGACCGGGCCATTCCCGTCACCGTGATCCTGGCCGGCCCCTGCCCGGTGGTCCAGCGGCGCACCCCGGAGAAGGACGGGTACACCGCCGTGCAGCTGGGCTTTCTGGCCCAGAAGCCGGGGCGGGTCAACCGGCCCATGAAGGGGCATTTCGCCAAGGCCGGGGTCCAGCCCGTGCGCATCCTTAAGGAGATCCGGGACTTCAACCCCGAGGGCGACGTGGTGACGGTGGAGATCTTCAAGCCCGGGGAGCGGGTGGACGTGACCGGCACCTCCAAGGGCCGGGGCACCGCCGGGGTCATGAAGCGCTGGAACTTCGCCGGCGGCCCCGACTCCCACGGCGCCCACAAGATCCACCGCCACCCGGGCTCCATCGGCAACCGCAAGACCCCGGGCCGCGTCTACAAGGGCAAGAAGATGGCGGGCCACTACGGGGCGGAGCGGGTCACGGTGGTGAACCTCGAGGTGGTGGACGTCATCCCCGAGGAGAACCTGCTCCTGGTCAAGGGCGCCGTGCCCGGACCCAACGGTGGGCTCGTGGTGGTGCGCCAGACCAAGAAGGTGGCCAAGTGA
- the rplD gene encoding 50S ribosomal protein L4, which translates to MREAKVETVYQIPVISPAGKRELAANLPGEVNPHLLWEVVRWQLASRRRGTASTKTRGEVAYSGRKIYPQKHTGRARHGDIGAPIFVGGGTVFGPKPRDYSYTLPKKVRKAGLAMAVADRAKEGKLLLVEAFLGVQGKTREFLAWAKEVGLDGSETVLLVTADEAVRRAARNLPWVVTLAPEGLNVYDILRTGRLVMDLKAWEVFQERLGGEA; encoded by the coding sequence GTGAGGGAGGCGAAGGTGGAAACCGTTTACCAGATTCCCGTTATTTCCCCCGCCGGCAAGCGGGAGCTGGCCGCTAACCTGCCGGGGGAGGTCAACCCCCACCTCCTCTGGGAAGTGGTGCGCTGGCAGCTGGCCAGCCGCCGCCGGGGCACCGCCAGCACCAAGACCCGGGGCGAGGTGGCCTACTCGGGCCGCAAGATCTACCCCCAGAAGCACACGGGCCGCGCCCGCCACGGGGACATCGGGGCCCCCATCTTCGTGGGCGGCGGCACGGTCTTCGGCCCCAAGCCCCGGGACTATAGCTACACCCTGCCCAAAAAGGTCCGGAAGGCGGGCCTGGCCATGGCCGTGGCCGACCGGGCTAAGGAGGGGAAGCTCCTTCTGGTGGAGGCCTTCCTTGGGGTTCAGGGCAAGACCAGGGAGTTTCTGGCCTGGGCCAAGGAGGTGGGCTTGGACGGTTCCGAGACCGTTCTCCTGGTCACGGCCGACGAGGCCGTGCGCCGGGCCGCCCGCAACCTGCCCTGGGTGGTAACCCTGGCCCCCGAGGGCCTCAACGTCTACGACATCCTGCGCACTGGGCGCCTGGTCATGGACCTGAAGGCCTGGGAGGTCTTCCAGGAGCGCCTGGGAGGTGAGGCATGA
- a CDS encoding 50S ribosomal protein L23 has product MKTAYDVILAPVLSEKAYAGFAAGKYTFWVHPKATKTEIKNAVEAAFKVKVVGVNTMNVRGKKKRLGRYLGKRPDRKKAIVQVAAGQRIEALEGLI; this is encoded by the coding sequence ATGAAGACGGCCTACGACGTGATCCTGGCCCCCGTGCTCTCGGAGAAGGCCTACGCGGGCTTTGCCGCGGGCAAGTACACCTTCTGGGTTCACCCCAAGGCCACCAAGACCGAGATCAAGAACGCCGTGGAGGCGGCCTTCAAGGTCAAGGTGGTGGGGGTCAACACCATGAACGTTCGGGGCAAGAAGAAGCGCCTGGGCCGCTACCTGGGCAAGCGCCCTGACCGCAAGAAAGCCATCGTGCAGGTGGCCGCCGGGCAGAGGATTGAGGCCCTGGAGGGCCTCATCTAA
- the rplB gene encoding 50S ribosomal protein L2, with protein MAVKKFKPYTPSRRFMTVADFSEITKTEPEKSLVKPLKKTGGRNNQGRITVRFRGGGHKRLYRIIDFKRWDKAGIPAKVAAIEYDPNRSARIALLHYADGEKRYIIAPEGLQVGQQVVAGPDAPISVGNALPLRFIPVGTVVHAVELEPKKGAKLARSAGTSAQIQGREGDYVILRLPSGELRKVHGECYAAIGAVGNADHKNIVLGKAGRTRWLGRKPHVRGAAMNPVDHPHGGGEGRAPRGRPPASPWGWQTKGLKTRKRRKPSSRFIIARRKR; from the coding sequence ATGGCAGTCAAGAAGTTCAAACCCTACACGCCTAGCCGCCGCTTCATGACGGTGGCGGACTTCTCCGAGATCACCAAGACCGAGCCGGAGAAGTCCCTGGTCAAGCCCCTGAAGAAGACGGGGGGGCGCAACAACCAGGGCCGCATCACTGTGCGCTTCCGCGGAGGCGGCCACAAGCGCCTCTACCGCATCATTGACTTCAAGCGCTGGGACAAGGCCGGCATCCCCGCTAAGGTGGCGGCCATTGAGTACGACCCCAACCGCTCCGCCCGCATCGCCCTCCTCCACTACGCCGACGGGGAGAAGCGCTACATCATCGCCCCCGAGGGGCTTCAGGTGGGGCAGCAGGTGGTGGCGGGGCCCGATGCGCCCATCAGCGTGGGCAACGCCCTTCCTTTGCGCTTCATCCCCGTGGGTACCGTGGTCCACGCCGTGGAGCTGGAGCCCAAAAAGGGGGCCAAGCTGGCCCGCTCCGCCGGCACCAGCGCCCAGATCCAGGGCCGGGAAGGGGACTACGTGATCCTGCGCCTGCCCTCGGGGGAGCTGAGGAAGGTGCACGGGGAGTGCTACGCCGCCATCGGGGCCGTGGGCAACGCCGACCACAAGAACATCGTCCTGGGCAAGGCGGGCCGCACCCGCTGGCTAGGCCGGAAGCCCCACGTGCGGGGCGCCGCCATGAACCCGGTGGACCACCCCCACGGCGGCGGCGAGGGCCGGGCGCCCCGGGGCCGTCCCCCGGCCTCCCCCTGGGGCTGGCAGACCAAGGGCCTCAAGACCAGGAAGCGGCGCAAGCCTTCCAGCCGCTTCATCATCGCCCGGCGGAAGAGGTGA
- the rpsS gene encoding 30S ribosomal protein S19: MPRSLKKGVFVDDHLLEKVRELNAKGEKRLIKTWSRRSTIVPEMVGHTIAVYNGKQHVPVYITENMVGHKLGEFAPTRTYRGHGKEAKATKKK; encoded by the coding sequence ATGCCGCGTAGCTTGAAGAAGGGCGTTTTCGTAGACGATCACCTCTTGGAGAAGGTGCGGGAGCTGAACGCCAAGGGGGAGAAGCGGCTCATCAAGACCTGGAGCCGCCGCTCCACCATCGTGCCGGAGATGGTGGGCCACACCATCGCGGTTTACAACGGCAAGCAGCACGTGCCCGTGTACATCACCGAGAACATGGTGGGGCACAAGCTGGGTGAGTTCGCGCCCACCCGCACCTACCGGGGGCACGGCAAAGAGGCCAAGGCCACCAAGAAGAAGTAG
- the rplV gene encoding 50S ribosomal protein L22: MEAKAIARYVRIAPRKVRLVVDLIRGKSLEEARAILRYTNKRGAYHVAKVLESAAANAVNNHDMLEDRLFVKAAFVDEGPALKRVLPRARGRADIVKKKTSHITIILGEKHGK; this comes from the coding sequence ATGGAAGCGAAAGCCATTGCCCGTTACGTGCGCATCGCCCCCAGGAAGGTCCGCCTGGTGGTGGACCTGATCCGGGGGAAGAGCCTCGAGGAGGCCCGCGCCATCCTGCGCTACACCAACAAGCGGGGGGCCTACCACGTGGCCAAGGTGCTAGAGTCCGCCGCGGCCAACGCCGTCAACAACCACGACATGCTGGAGGATCGCCTCTTCGTCAAGGCGGCCTTCGTGGACGAGGGGCCCGCCCTGAAGCGGGTGCTTCCCCGGGCCCGGGGCCGGGCGGACATCGTGAAGAAGAAGACCAGCCACATCACCATCATTCTGGGGGAAAAGCATGGGAAATAA
- the rpsC gene encoding 30S ribosomal protein S3: MGNKIHPIGFRLGITRDWESRWYAGKKQYRHLLLEDLQIRDYLTKELYPAGLARVDIERAADNVAVSVHVAKPGVVIGRGGEKIKVLRDALAKLTGKNVALNVQEIHNPNLSAPLVAQRVAEQIERRFAVRRAIKQAVQRVMESGAKGAKVIVSGRIGGAEQARTEWAAEGRVPLQTLRANIDYGFALARTTYGVLGVKAYVFLGEVIGGQKVKGRPEAPKAEERPRRRRPAVRVKKEE; this comes from the coding sequence ATGGGAAATAAGATCCACCCCATCGGATTCCGGCTTGGCATCACCCGGGACTGGGAGTCCCGCTGGTATGCGGGCAAGAAGCAGTACCGCCACCTCCTTCTGGAGGACCTGCAGATCCGCGACTACCTGACCAAGGAGCTCTACCCGGCCGGCCTAGCCCGCGTGGACATTGAGCGGGCCGCCGACAACGTGGCGGTGAGCGTCCACGTGGCCAAGCCCGGCGTGGTGATCGGCCGGGGCGGGGAGAAGATCAAGGTCCTGCGGGACGCCCTTGCCAAGCTGACCGGGAAAAACGTGGCCCTGAACGTCCAGGAGATCCACAACCCCAACCTCTCGGCCCCCCTGGTGGCCCAGCGGGTGGCGGAGCAGATTGAGCGCCGCTTCGCCGTGCGGCGGGCCATCAAGCAGGCGGTCCAGCGGGTCATGGAGTCCGGGGCCAAGGGGGCCAAGGTCATCGTATCCGGGCGCATCGGCGGGGCGGAGCAGGCCCGCACCGAGTGGGCCGCGGAGGGGCGGGTTCCCCTGCAGACCCTCCGTGCTAACATAGACTACGGCTTTGCCCTGGCCCGCACCACCTACGGGGTGCTGGGGGTGAAGGCGTACGTCTTCCTGGGCGAGGTGATCGGCGGCCAGAAGGTGAAGGGGCGTCCCGAGGCCCCCAAGGCCGAGGAGCGCCCCCGCCGCCGCCGCCCCGCCGTGCGCGTGAAGAAGGAGGAGTAG
- the rplP gene encoding 50S ribosomal protein L16 produces MLMPRRMKYRKQQRGRLKGATKGGDYVAFGDFGLVAMEPAWITAQQIEAARVAMVRHFRRGGKIFIRIFPDKPYTKKPLEVRMGKGKGNVEGYVAVVKPGRVMFEVAGVTEEQALEALRIAGHKLPIKTKIVRRDAYDEAQ; encoded by the coding sequence ATGCTGATGCCCAGGCGCATGAAGTACCGGAAGCAACAGCGCGGCCGCCTGAAGGGCGCCACCAAGGGGGGCGACTACGTGGCCTTCGGGGACTTTGGCCTGGTGGCCATGGAGCCCGCCTGGATCACCGCCCAGCAGATTGAGGCCGCCCGTGTGGCCATGGTGCGCCACTTCCGCCGCGGCGGGAAGATCTTCATCCGCATCTTCCCCGACAAGCCCTACACCAAGAAGCCCCTCGAGGTGCGCATGGGTAAGGGCAAGGGCAACGTGGAGGGGTACGTGGCCGTGGTCAAGCCGGGCCGGGTGATGTTTGAGGTGGCGGGGGTCACGGAGGAGCAGGCCCTCGAGGCCCTGCGCATCGCCGGCCACAAGCTCCCCATCAAGACCAAGATCGTGCGGAGGGACGCTTACGATGAAGCTCAGTGA
- the rpmC gene encoding 50S ribosomal protein L29 translates to MKLSEIRKELSEARKLSLVELEKLIRQKKRELMELRFQASIGQLSQNHRIRETRRSIARLLTVWNEKRRQNA, encoded by the coding sequence ATGAAGCTCAGTGAGATCCGCAAAGAGCTTTCGGAGGCCCGCAAGCTCTCCCTTGTGGAGCTGGAAAAGCTCATCCGGCAGAAGAAGCGGGAGCTCATGGAGCTCCGCTTCCAGGCCTCCATCGGCCAGCTTTCCCAGAACCACAGGATCCGGGAGACCCGGCGCTCCATCGCCCGTCTTCTGACGGTCTGGAACGAGAAGAGGAGGCAGAATGCCTAA
- the rpsQ gene encoding 30S ribosomal protein S17, which yields MPKKVLTGVVVSDKMQKTVTVLVERQFPHPLYGKVIKRSKKYLAHDPEERYKVGDVVEIIEARPISKRKRFRVLRLVEEGRLDLVEKYLVRRQNYASLSKRGGKA from the coding sequence ATGCCTAAGAAGGTGCTGACCGGGGTGGTGGTGAGCGACAAGATGCAGAAGACCGTGACGGTCTTGGTGGAGCGCCAGTTCCCCCACCCCCTTTACGGCAAGGTCATCAAGCGCTCCAAAAAGTACCTGGCCCATGACCCCGAGGAGCGGTACAAGGTGGGGGACGTGGTGGAGATCATAGAGGCCCGCCCCATCTCCAAGCGCAAGCGATTCCGGGTCCTGCGCTTGGTGGAAGAGGGGCGGCTGGACCTGGTGGAGAAGTACCTGGTACGCCGCCAGAACTACGCTAGCCTTTCCAAGCGGGGAGGTAAGGCATGA
- the rplN gene encoding 50S ribosomal protein L14, whose protein sequence is MIQPQTYLEVADNTGARKIMCIRVLKGSNAKYATVGDVIVASVKEAIPRGAVKEGDVVKAVVVRTKKEVKRPDGSAIRFDDNAAVIINNQLEPRGTRVFGPVARELREKGFMKIVSLAPEVL, encoded by the coding sequence ATGATCCAGCCCCAGACCTACCTGGAGGTGGCCGACAACACCGGGGCCCGCAAGATCATGTGCATCCGGGTCCTCAAGGGCTCCAACGCCAAGTACGCCACGGTGGGGGACGTGATCGTGGCCAGCGTCAAGGAGGCCATCCCCCGCGGCGCCGTGAAGGAGGGCGACGTGGTCAAGGCGGTGGTGGTGCGCACCAAGAAAGAGGTCAAGCGGCCCGACGGCTCCGCCATCCGCTTTGACGACAACGCCGCCGTCATCATCAACAACCAGTTGGAGCCCCGCGGCACCCGCGTCTTCGGCCCGGTGGCCCGCGAGCTCCGGGAGAAGGGCTTCATGAAGATCGTCTCCCTGGCTCCGGAGGTGCTCTGA
- the rplX gene encoding 50S ribosomal protein L24 encodes MQAKVHVKKGDTVLVASGKYKGRVGKVKAVLPRKMAVIVEGVNLVKKAVRPSPKHPQGGFVEQEAPLHASKVRPICPACGKPTRVRKKFLEDGRKIRACAKCGGSLDVEE; translated from the coding sequence ATGCAGGCCAAGGTGCACGTGAAGAAGGGGGACACCGTCCTGGTGGCCTCCGGCAAGTACAAGGGCCGGGTGGGCAAGGTGAAGGCCGTCCTGCCCCGGAAGATGGCCGTGATCGTGGAGGGGGTCAACCTGGTCAAGAAGGCGGTCCGCCCTAGCCCCAAGCACCCCCAGGGCGGGTTCGTGGAGCAGGAGGCGCCTCTACACGCCTCCAAGGTGCGGCCCATCTGCCCGGCCTGCGGCAAGCCCACCCGGGTGCGCAAGAAGTTCCTGGAGGACGGGCGCAAGATCCGGGCCTGCGCCAAGTGCGGCGGGTCCTTGGACGTGGAGGAGTAA
- the rplE gene encoding 50S ribosomal protein L5: MPLDVALKKKYYDEVRPELIRRFGYQNIWEVPRLEKVVINQGLGEAKEDARILEKASKELALIAGQKPAITRAKKSISNFKLRKGMPIGLRVTLRGDRMWIFLEKLLSVALPRIRDFRGLNPNSFDGRGNYNLGLKEQLIFPEITYDMVDAPRGMDIAVVTTAKTDEEAKALLELLGFPFRK, from the coding sequence ATGCCCCTGGACGTTGCCCTGAAGAAGAAGTACTACGACGAGGTCAGGCCGGAACTCATCCGCCGCTTCGGCTACCAGAACATCTGGGAGGTGCCGCGGCTGGAGAAGGTGGTCATCAACCAGGGCCTGGGCGAGGCCAAGGAGGACGCCCGCATCCTGGAGAAGGCCAGCAAGGAGCTGGCCCTCATCGCCGGCCAAAAGCCCGCCATCACCCGGGCCAAGAAGTCCATCTCCAACTTCAAGCTCCGCAAGGGGATGCCCATCGGTCTCCGGGTCACCCTCCGGGGCGACCGGATGTGGATCTTCCTGGAGAAGCTCCTCTCCGTGGCCCTTCCCCGCATCCGCGACTTCCGCGGCCTCAACCCCAACAGCTTTGACGGCCGGGGCAACTACAACCTGGGCCTGAAGGAGCAGCTCATCTTCCCCGAGATCACCTACGACATGGTGGACGCTCCGCGGGGCATGGACATCGCGGTGGTGACCACCGCCAAGACCGACGAGGAGGCCAAGGCCCTCCTGGAGCTTCTGGGCTTCCCCTTCCGCAAGTGA
- a CDS encoding type Z 30S ribosomal protein S14, producing MARKALIEKAKRTPKFKVRAYTRCVRCGRARSVYRYFGLCRICLRELAHKGQLPGVKKASW from the coding sequence ATGGCGAGAAAAGCGCTGATTGAGAAGGCCAAAAGGACCCCCAAGTTCAAGGTGCGGGCCTACACCCGTTGCGTGCGTTGCGGGCGGGCCAGGAGCGTCTACCGCTACTTCGGTCTTTGCCGCATCTGCCTCCGGGAACTGGCCCACAAGGGGCAGCTCCCGGGGGTGAAGAAGGCCAGCTGGTAG
- the rpsH gene encoding 30S ribosomal protein S8, whose protein sequence is MLTDPIADMLTRIRNATRVYKESTEVPASRFKEEILKILAREGFIKGYERVEVDGKPYLRIHLKYGPRRQGPDPRPEQVIKHIRRISRPGRRVYVGVKEIPRVRRGLGIAILSTPKGVLTDREARKLGVGGELICEVW, encoded by the coding sequence ATGCTGACGGACCCCATCGCCGACATGCTGACCCGGATCAGGAACGCCACCCGGGTCTACAAGGAGAGCACCGAGGTGCCCGCCTCGCGCTTCAAGGAGGAGATCCTGAAGATCCTGGCGCGGGAAGGGTTCATCAAGGGGTATGAGCGGGTGGAGGTGGACGGCAAGCCCTACTTGCGCATCCACCTCAAGTACGGCCCCAGGCGGCAGGGCCCGGACCCCCGCCCCGAGCAGGTCATCAAGCACATCCGCCGCATCAGCCGGCCCGGGCGGCGGGTCTACGTGGGGGTCAAGGAGATCCCCCGGGTGCGCCGGGGCCTGGGGATCGCCATTCTCTCCACGCCCAAGGGGGTGCTGACGGACCGGGAGGCCCGGAAGTTGGGCGTGGGCGGCGAGCTCATCTGCGAGGTGTGGTGA
- the rplF gene encoding 50S ribosomal protein L6, which yields MSRIGRLPIPVPKGVQVQVSPGLVKVKGPKGELSVPVSPELKVVVEENVVRVERPSDERRHRSLHGLTRTLIANAVKGVSEGYVKELLIKGIGYRARLVGRSIELTVGFSHPVVVEPPEGITFEVPEPTRIRVLGIDKQKVGQVAADIRAIKKPSAYHEKGIYYADEPVRLKPGKAGAKK from the coding sequence ATGTCTAGGATCGGCAGGCTTCCCATTCCCGTGCCCAAGGGGGTTCAGGTGCAGGTCTCCCCAGGGCTTGTGAAGGTCAAGGGCCCCAAGGGGGAGCTTTCGGTCCCCGTTTCCCCGGAGCTCAAGGTGGTGGTGGAGGAAAACGTGGTGCGGGTGGAGCGCCCCTCCGATGAGCGCCGCCACAGAAGCCTCCACGGGCTCACCCGCACCCTGATCGCCAACGCCGTCAAGGGAGTCTCCGAGGGGTACGTCAAGGAGCTCCTCATCAAGGGCATCGGCTACAGGGCCCGTCTGGTGGGCCGCTCCATTGAGCTCACGGTGGGCTTTAGCCACCCCGTGGTGGTGGAGCCCCCGGAGGGCATCACCTTTGAGGTGCCCGAGCCCACCCGGATCCGCGTTCTGGGCATTGACAAGCAGAAGGTGGGGCAGGTGGCCGCCGACATCCGGGCCATCAAGAAGCCCAGCGCTTACCACGAGAAGGGCATCTACTACGCTGACGAGCCTGTCCGCCTCAAGCCCGGCAAGGCCGGGGCCAAGAAGTAG
- the rplR gene encoding 50S ribosomal protein L18, whose amino-acid sequence MARLTAYERRKFRVRNRVKRTGRLRLSVFRSLKHIYAQIIDDEKGETLVAESSLALKLKGNKTEVARKVGLALAEKAIAKGIKQVAFDRGPYKYHGRVKALAEGAREGGLEF is encoded by the coding sequence ATGGCACGGCTAACCGCTTACGAGCGCCGCAAGTTCCGGGTGCGCAACCGGGTTAAGAGGACCGGGAGGCTTCGCCTTTCCGTTTTCCGGAGCCTCAAACACATCTACGCGCAGATCATTGACGACGAGAAGGGCGAGACCCTGGTGGCCGAGTCCAGCCTGGCCCTGAAGCTCAAGGGCAACAAGACCGAGGTGGCCCGGAAGGTGGGCCTGGCCCTGGCGGAGAAGGCCATCGCCAAGGGGATCAAGCAGGTGGCCTTTGACCGCGGCCCCTACAAGTACCACGGCCGGGTCAAGGCCCTGGCCGAGGGGGCCCGGGAGGGGGGCCTCGAGTTCTAA
- the rpsE gene encoding 30S ribosomal protein S5, which yields MPETDFEEKMILVRRTAKTYQGGRRFRFGALVVVGDRQGRVGLGLGKAKEVPLAVQKAGYYARRNMVEVPIQNGTIPHEVEVEFGASKILLKPAAPGTGVIAGAVPRAILELAGITDILTKELGSRNPINIAYATMEALRQLQTKEDVKRLRKAKEE from the coding sequence ATGCCCGAGACCGATTTTGAGGAGAAGATGATCCTGGTGCGGCGCACCGCCAAGACCTACCAGGGCGGCCGCCGCTTCCGCTTCGGCGCCCTGGTGGTGGTGGGGGACCGCCAGGGGCGGGTGGGCCTGGGCCTGGGCAAGGCCAAGGAGGTGCCCCTGGCGGTGCAGAAGGCGGGGTACTACGCCCGCCGCAACATGGTGGAGGTGCCCATCCAGAACGGCACCATCCCCCACGAGGTTGAGGTGGAGTTCGGGGCCTCCAAGATCCTCCTGAAGCCCGCCGCTCCCGGTACGGGCGTGATCGCTGGGGCGGTGCCCCGGGCCATCCTGGAGCTGGCGGGGATCACCGACATCCTCACCAAGGAGCTGGGGAGCCGCAACCCTATCAACATCGCCTACGCCACCATGGAGGCCCTGCGCCAACTCCAGACCAAGGAGGACGTCAAGCGCCTCAGGAAGGCTAAGGAGGAGTGA
- the rpmD gene encoding 50S ribosomal protein L30 produces the protein MARLKVKLVKSPIGYPKDQKAALKALGFRRLQQEKLLEDTPAIRGNIRKVAHLLQVEVVE, from the coding sequence ATGGCCAGGCTCAAGGTGAAGCTGGTAAAGAGCCCCATCGGCTACCCCAAGGACCAGAAGGCGGCCCTCAAGGCCCTGGGGTTTAGAAGGCTCCAGCAGGAGAAACTGCTGGAGGACACGCCGGCCATCCGCGGCAACATCCGCAAGGTGGCCCACCTTCTTCAGGTGGAGGTGGTGGAATGA
- the rplO gene encoding 50S ribosomal protein L15 — translation MKLSDLKPNPGANKKRKRVGRGPGSGHGKTATRGHKGQKSRSGGLKDPRRFEGGRSTTLMRLPKRGMQGQVPGEIKRPRYQGVNLEALARFEGEVTPELLVQAGLLKKGYRLKILGDGEAKPLKVVAHAFSKSALEKLKAAGGEAVLLEA, via the coding sequence ATGAAGCTTTCCGATCTCAAGCCCAATCCAGGAGCCAACAAGAAGCGCAAGCGGGTGGGCCGGGGCCCCGGCTCTGGCCACGGCAAGACGGCCACCCGGGGCCACAAGGGCCAGAAGTCCCGCTCCGGCGGCCTCAAGGACCCCCGCCGCTTTGAGGGCGGGCGCTCCACCACCCTGATGCGCCTGCCCAAGCGGGGCATGCAGGGCCAGGTTCCCGGGGAGATCAAAAGGCCCAGGTACCAGGGGGTGAACCTCGAGGCCCTGGCCCGGTTTGAGGGGGAGGTGACCCCCGAGCTTCTGGTCCAGGCGGGCCTCCTCAAGAAGGGCTACCGCCTGAAGATCCTGGGGGACGGCGAGGCCAAGCCCCTCAAGGTGGTGGCCCACGCCTTTTCCAAGAGCGCCCTGGAGAAGCTGAAGGCCGCGGGCGGCGAGGCCGTCCTTCTGGAGGCCTAA